Within the Deinococcus sedimenti genome, the region CCGGCGCTTGAAGCCCAGTTGGCTTCGTTCTTGCTGCCGGGTGGGTCGGTGAGATTGCTCCACCAGATTGTTACAGCGGGCGGTGGAAACGACCTGAACGTGCTCCACGTCGTGGAGCACGGGAATCTCACGCAGCGCCGCCCCATAGCTCCACAGCTTGTCGGTATGGATCACCTCCGGCACGTCGTATTCCCCCAGGAGGCGGACAAAAAAGGACTTGGCCGCCTGGGTGTCTCGGTGTTCCTGAAGCAGAATGTCCAGCACGTCCCCGTATTCGTCCACTGCTCGCCACAACCAATGCTTGACCCCACCGACCTTGACGCACACCTCGTCCAGATGCCATCGAGAACCCCGCCGGGGTTCTCGATGGCGCAGTTCCTCGGTCAGGAGTGGGGCGAACTTGATGTTCCACTGACGGGGGGTCTCGTGACTGACCTGAACACCACGCTCGTGAAGCAGTTCCTGAACGTCCCGCTGACTGAGGGGGAAGCGGTGGTAGAGCCGCAGGGCATACCCAATGACACTCAGCGGGAATCGATGTCGATAGGGCTTCCGGTCAGTCACAGCTCGGCAGCCTATCAGCGTTAAGTTGCCAGAACCTCACAGACCAAGATGCTGC harbors:
- a CDS encoding IS6 family transposase; amino-acid sequence: MTDRKPYRHRFPLSVIGYALRLYHRFPLSQRDVQELLHERGVQVSHETPRQWNIKFAPLLTEELRHREPRRGSRWHLDEVCVKVGGVKHWLWRAVDEYGDVLDILLQEHRDTQAAKSFFVRLLGEYDVPEVIHTDKLWSYGAALREIPVLHDVEHVQVVSTARCNNLVEQSHRPTRQQERSQLGFKRR